The Deltaproteobacteria bacterium DNA window TGAGATCGGGGCGATGAGCAAAGTACGCTCCAGAGCACCTTGAAGCAGCTCAGCCTTGGTTTTGGTCTTGGTGAAATCTTCCACGATCAGCTTGAGCTGTTCGAACTTGGCGATGGCGTCGCCACCGGCGAATAGTTCCCCGCCAAACCGCACCCAGTCCATGGCCTGAATCTCGTCGCTACACAAGCCCTCTTCATGAATCCAGTCCATCAGCCGTTTGGTGAAGTGGCCGAAGGCGGTGCCGAACAAATAGGTAATGGCGACATAGCCGTCTTTTGCTGGCCATCGCAAGCGGATGTTGAACGGCCCCATCTTAAGGCCGCCAGCCATGCGCTGAATTTCTACGTCTTTGTACGAACCGGACAGGATGTAGGCTTGGGTCGCGAGGGCAATGGCTTGCTGCGCTGAGACATCGATGTACTGGCCGTGGCCGGAGCGATGCCGTTCGTGATTGGCGAGGAGGGCAGCAGTGGCGGCTTCGGCACAGGCATGCAGATAGGCTTGCGGCACACTCAATCGCAGCGGTGCCCGATCGCTATCGCCGCTCAGGATCGTTGGCCCGCTAGCAGTGAGAATGACCAAATCGCTGTCGGCATAGCTTGCCTTGGGGCCATCCTGACCGAAGGCGGAGATTGAGACGTAAATCAGCCCGGGGTTGATCGTAGCGAGAGCGTCGTAACCGAAACCGAGCTGGGCCATAGCTCCCGGGTTATCCGACTCGATCAGGAAGTGGGCGCTTTTGACGAGGCGATGAAAAATCTCCTTGCCTGCGGGTGACGTGAGATCGAGGGTGATCCCACGTTTGTTACGGTTATACGCCCACCACAACAGCGAGCGGTCAGGATGAGGTTGGTCCTGATAAAAAGGGCCAAGCCTCCGGGCGGGCGAGCCTCCGGGCGGTTCCACCTTGATGACATCCGCGCCGAGGTCGCCAAGAATCTGGCCGCACAGCAGGCCCCGTTCGGTGGTCAAGTCGAGTACGCGATACGCACTAAGCACGAGTTTCTCCAGTCGAGAGCGTTCTTGCCGAACTCCCCTAGCATAAAATCGTGCGTTGAACAGGAGCCTCTCTTCCCGATCTCAATGTCCTGTCAGATAATGCCTTCCTCTTGCCAACGCTTGAGGTCCTCCACATTGCGTCCCAACCGTTGGCAGTAGACCTCTTCGTTATGCGCGCCGGGCCGTGGAATCGGACCGACCGCGCCAGGGGTCTCGGAAAATTTGACGGTCAAGCCGGGAACGAACGTTTTGCCGGAGTCCGGATCTTCGCTTTCGACCAGCATGCTGCGTGCCCACAGATGCTGGTCGTGGGCGGCTTGGGCGATGCTGTGGACGGGGCCTACTGGCACCTCCTCGCGCTCAAGGACCTGAACCACCTCGGCCACCGTTCTGTCCTTCACCCACGCCGCGACCAAAGCGTCGATTTCCTCGGCATGCGTGGCGCGACCGGGAATGGTGTTAAAGCGCGCATCGTCGATCAAATCTTGCCGTCCGATGGCGCGACAGATACGACCCCACATGTGTTGTGGCACGGCCAAGAGGTACACCCAGCCGTCTTGAGCTTTGTATGTATTACAAGGCGCAATCCCGCCGGCGCGATTCCCATGCCGCTGGGGTTCCTTTTCGCTCAACAGATATTGGGCGATAGGGATTTCCATCAGCGTGTACCCGGTGTCGAGGAGACAGACATCGAGAGCTTGGCCTTGCCCGGTCATGTCGCGGCGATGCAATGCCGCCAGCGCGCCGATAGTGGCATGCAGCGCTGTGATGCGGTCGATGATCGGTGCTCCCGTCATGACGGGCGGCCCATCCTGAATCCCGGTAAAGCCCATGAGGCCGGACATGGCTTGTCCGATCGGGTCATAGGCCGGGCGGTGTTTATAAGGACCGTGCTGAC harbors:
- a CDS encoding CoA transferase, coding for MLSAYRVLDLTTERGLLCGQILGDLGADVIKVEPPGGSPARRLGPFYQDQPHPDRSLLWWAYNRNKRGITLDLTSPAGKEIFHRLVKSAHFLIESDNPGAMAQLGFGYDALATINPGLIYVSISAFGQDGPKASYADSDLVILTASGPTILSGDSDRAPLRLSVPQAYLHACAEAATAALLANHERHRSGHGQYIDVSAQQAIALATQAYILSGSYKDVEIQRMAGGLKMGPFNIRLRWPAKDGYVAITYLFGTAFGHFTKRLMDWIHEEGLCSDEIQAMDWVRFGGELFAGGDAIAKFEQLKLIVEDFTKTKTKAELLQGALERTLLIAPISTIAEVVDSPQLNARGYWQEVAHPELGQTFTYPGPFVKFSESPITYRRRPPLVGEHNREIYIDQLGMTEQQLTTLQQQGVI
- a CDS encoding CoA transferase produces the protein MAGCLDGIKVLDLGRYQAGPRCAMILADLGAEVIKVEEPGGDESRGLGRVYWSAYNRGKKSITLNLRSEQGKTLLRELVPTVDMLLQNFRPGVMDAMGFGYDTLKQLNPRLILINVSGFGQHGPYKHRPAYDPIGQAMSGLMGFTGIQDGPPVMTGAPIIDRITALHATIGALAALHRRDMTGQGQALDVCLLDTGYTLMEIPIAQYLLSEKEPQRHGNRAGGIAPCNTYKAQDGWVYLLAVPQHMWGRICRAIGRQDLIDDARFNTIPGRATHAEEIDALVAAWVKDRTVAEVVQVLEREEVPVGPVHSIAQAAHDQHLWARSMLVESEDPDSGKTFVPGLTVKFSETPGAVGPIPRPGAHNEEVYCQRLGRNVEDLKRWQEEGII